The segment GTCCGACCTCGGCACGGTCACCGAGCCGATCACGCTCGTGCCCTGGGCGAGAACCCGCGAATACGAGGCCGGGAAGCGCGACGCGGGGAAGGATGCATCATGAGGGCGAGACGGATCATCCGCGCTGTGGTCGTCGCGGCCACCGTGCTGGCGCTCACGGCCTGCGCGACGCTGCCCACCACGGGAGATGTCCGCCCCGGCCGCGTCGACGGGCAGAGCTCCGACGACTCGGATGTGACCTACCTGCCTCAGGGTCCGTCGGAGGATGCGGATCCGGAGCAGATCGTGCGCGGATTCATCGACGCGGCCTCCAGCCCCACCGACAACTGGGCGGTGGCGCGGGAGTTCCTCGCGACATCGTTCCAAGACGCGTGGAAGCCGCACGCCGGGGTGACGATCGACACGAGCGTCGCCGACCGGCGATACGAGGCGCCCGAGCCGGCCGACGACGCCGTCGAGAGCGGCGTGAGCCTCACGTTGCGCCAGGCCGCCACGGTCGACGCCGACGGCGTGTACACCCCCGTCGCCCCGGGCACGGGCTCTGCGGAGCTGCAGTACGAGCTGGGCAAGAACGCCGACGGACAGTGGCGGATCACCGCCGCCCCCGACGGGATCGTGCTCGACGCGCAGTCGTTCGCGGCGGCCGACGTCTTCAGCCCGTACGCGCTGGAGTTCTACGACTCCACGTGGACCTATCTGGTGCCCGACGTGCGCTGGTTCCCGAAGCGCAAGAACACCGCCACGCGCATCGTGCGCGCCCTCGTGTCGGGCTCGCCGAGCCCCTGGCTCGTGCAGGCGGTGCGCACGGCCTTCACCGGCGACATCGAGCTGGCGCGCGATGCCGTCACGGTGGAGTCGCAGGTGGCCGAGGTCGAGTTGAGCGCCGCCGCGCTGGGGGCGGATGCCACGACGCGCGCACGCATGCGCACGCAGCTGGAGCGCAGCCTCAGCGCCCTGGGGGTGCTCGAGGTGAGGCTCACCGTCGACGGCCGTGAGCTGCAGACGGGGCCGGCGCAGTTCAGTCCCACGAGCGTCGACTCGCGCTCGCTCGTGCGCACCGACGACGGTTTCGGCTACCTCTCCGGGCGCGATCTGACGCCGATCGACGGAGTGTCCAAGCAGATCGTCGACTTCCCGCAGCCGATCTCCTCGGTCGTCGCCAACGGTGCGGATCGTCGCGCGATCGTGCAGATCACGACGGGTCAGGTCTACGCGATCTCGGAGGGCGACGTCGACGAGATCGATGGGCGGCCGGGGCTCCTGGAACCCTCGCTCGACGCCTTCGGATACACCTGGACGGTGCCGGCCGGTCAGCCCGGCGCGGTGATGGCGTGGGCGCCGTCGATCGTCGCCCATCCGGTGTCCGGATTCGCCGACGCGTCGTCGATCTCGGCCTTCTCGCTCAGCCGGGACGGCGCACGGGCCGCGGCGGTGGTCACGAGCGGATCGGCGCAGCACGTCGAAGTCGCCTCCGTCGTGCGCGACGGCGACGGGCTGCCCGTCGACCTCGGCGCGCACGTGGTCGTGGGCTGGCCCGACGGACAGGTGCTCGACATGGCCTGGCTCGATGACGCGACGCTCGGCATCCTCGTCGACGACGGCGAGCGCCGCCGGCTCGTCCAGCAGCCCATCGGCGGGCCGTCGACCAGCATCGACGTGCCCAACGGCAGCATCGCGATCGCTCCGGCAACGCCCGCCTCGAGCATCCGGCTGCTCGGCGACGACGGCACGCTGCGGGTGCGCAGCGGTCCGATCTGGCAGACCGAGGCGACCGGGGTGAGTCTGCTCGCGACGCAGGTCGTGGGCTGAGCCGCCTCGCTCGGTCTTCCTCCCCAGGAGCCGATCTGCGCTCGGTCGTCCACGGAGCGCGCCGCGGCTCCGCATGCGCGCGCACGCGGCGGCAGGATCGCCGTATGCCGAACAATCAGACCGTGCCCCACGCTCGGGCGCCGAGCCGCGCGAGTGCGCTCCGAGGCCTGCTCGGACCGCTCCGCGACGCTCTCCGGGAGGCGCTGGAGGCCGCCACCGGCGCGGAGTGCGCCGGGTGCGGAGCCGTCGGCCAGGGGCTGTGCGGGGCGTGCCGCTCCGCGCTGGCGCCACGCGTGCACCGCGTGACGACTCCCGCCGGTCGTGCGGTGCACGCGGGCGCCCCGTTCGCGGGAGCGATGGCGCGAGCCGTGCGCGCTGTCAAGGAGGAGGGACGCACCGCGCTGATCCGCGATCTCGGCCCCGCGATGGCGGATGCCGTGGCGGCGGCGCTCGCCGCGGGCGACGGCCGCGGCATCCGCGTTCCGGTCGCGCTCGTTCCGGTGCCGACGTCGCGGGCGGCGTTCCGGCGCCGCGGATTCCGGGTGCCCGATCTGCTGTGCCGGCGGATCGGTGCCGTCGAGCCGGTGCTCGTCGCCGCCCGCCGGATCGCCGACCAGCGCGGGCTCGACCGGCGGGCGCGCGTCCGCAACGTCGCAGGCAGCATGCGCGCCCGCCGTCCCGGTGCGGGCAGGGCCGTGATCGTCGTCGACGACGTCGTGACGACGGGCGCGACGATGGACGAGGCGGTGCGCGCTCTGGAGGCGCAGGGGTGGTGCGTCATCGGCTGTGCCGCGACCGCGGCGACCCCTCGGTCCCACGACGCTTCGAGGCGCTGACACGTCGCGCTGGGCCTGCCGCGGATCCGGTGGTGACAGCGGCGCTTTCGCCGACTACGGTAGGGGGTCACAAGGCGACCACGGTCCGCCCTTGGCCGGGAGGACCGGAACAAGGAGGTCAGGGATGGAAACGAACATCGTCGGCGTGGGAGTGAGCATCAGCGATCGCTTCCGGACGGTCGTGGAAGAGAAGTCGTCGCGCATCGCGACGGTCGCTCCCAAGGCGCAGCAGCTGGACGTCAAGGTCACCCATCGCGCCTATCGCAACGGGCGCGTCGAAGACGAGACGGTCGAACTGACCGTCTCCGGCCGCGGACCCGTGGTCCGCGCGGAGGCCAGGGACGCCGACAAGTTCGCCGCCCTCGATATGGCCGTCGACAAGCTCGCCGAGCAGCTCCGCCGCGCCAAGGACAAGCGGATCGACGCGCGCAACCATCCCCGCGGCGCCCATTTCGAGAAGGGCAGCGGCGAGCTCACCGGGATCGACGTGAGCCCGGCATCCGTCGACGTGCTCCGCGCCGTCGCGACCGGGGAGATCCCCGTCGCCGCCGAGGGCGAAGAGGAATACTCGCCCGTCGTCATCCGCACCAAGCAGTTCGACGCGGAGTGGATGACCGTCGAAGAGGCCGTCGACCGCATGGAGCTGGTCGGTCACGACTTCTTCCTCTTCGTCGACGTGCGCACCGATCACCCCAGCGTCGTATACCGCCGCAAGGGCTGGGACTACGGAGTCATCTCTCTGAGCACCCAGGCCCCGCCGGCCGCGGAAGAGCTCGCCAGCTGACCGCGTCCGAACTCCTCACTCCGTGAGACGGCGACTCCCTCCCGCAACGGCGAACGATTCGCACGGTTCCGAGAGGGAGTCGCCGTTTCGCGGGTCGGTGCGACGAGTCAGTCGAAGATGCCGTCGAGGATGCTGCCGATGACGAGTCCGCCGAGCACGCCGGAGACGACGTCGCCGCCGCCGCGGCGCCCGCCGCCCCATCCGCCCGGGCCACCGCCCCAGCCCTGATCCGGGCGGGACGAGTCGATGTCGTGCTGGGCGAGCTGCAGGGCCTCGGATGCCAGCTGCGCCACCCGTCGCGCCGTGCTCAGCGCCTGCTCGCGGGTCTCCTCGGCCGGCATCAACCGCGGCAGCTCGGCACGCAGCCGCTCGGCTTCGGCGAGACGGGTGCGCGCATCCGCGCCGATCCAGCCGCGGTGGCCGGCGATCAGACTGCGGGCGATGCCCAGTTGGCGGTCGGCGTCATCGATCGCGTGCTGCACGTGCTCGATCGCCGGCAGCGGGTTCTCAGCGCGGTAGCGGGCTGCGGCGACGGCCTCGTCGAGAGCGGTGTTCGCCGTGCGCAGCATGCTGAGGTCGGCGAACGGATCCGAGCGCGTGCCGATCGGTGCCACCGCCGTCAGCGCCGAATCCAGCGCTGCGATCGCCTCGCTGACGGCCGGGGTCGACGGGGCGGAACGAGCCGAGACCAGGTCGCCTCGAGAGTCCTCCACGACCTCGGCGAGCGTGGACTCGGCGCGCAGCGCCTCGATCTCGAAGTCTTCGACGGCATCCAGCAGCACTTCGGAGCGTCGGATCGCCTCGGTGGCCGTTTCCAGGGCGAGCACGGCCTCCTCGTTGCGCTTCGCCTCGCGCCGCCGCTCGCAGACATCGGCGCTGTGCGTTGCGAAGGCCAGCAGCTGCTCGGCCTCGTCGGCGCTGCGCGCGATGCGTCGCATCGCGTCGTCGGAGTACCGCTGCGTCAGCCGCTCGATGGTCTCGCGGGCGTGAGGGACGCGCGCACCCAGACGCGTCGCATCCGTGCGCACCTGGGCGATGACCTCGGGCGCGCGGCGCACGCGGGAGACCGATTCGGACAGCGCGGCCGACTTCTCGTCGAGCAGGTCGTGCGCCCATTCGCACAGCTGCGCGATGCGTGCATGACGCGTGCGCAGCTCTTCGGCGGTGTCGGGGATCTCGTCGTGGTTCAGCTGGTGCAGCTGGAATGCTTCGCCCAGGTGCGTGCGGACGGCGCCGAGGGCGTCGCGGAAATCCTTCGTCAACGATTCGCCCAGCTCGGCCGTGGCGAACGCGAGCTCGTCGGTCGCCGTGCGGATGCGCTCATCCGTCGTGACGAGCGCCTGCTCCGCGCGCCGCGCGAGATCCGCGTCCTGCGCCGCCTGCGCTTCCTGTTCCCGCTTGCGTCTGCCCCAGAATCCGGCCATGCTCCGATCTTACGGTTGCCGGGCGCGTCGCGGCTGGGGATCGGCTCCGCTTCGGACCGGGCGGCCGCGCCTGGGGCGCTCGGTGGCGAGTTCGAGCCCCATCGCATGACGCGGATGCGACAGCAGACGCTGTTCGGTGTGATCCAGCCAGCGCACCTCGGCCTCTGCGGCGAAGATCAGCGAGTCCACGACGAGCGACCGGGCCAGCTCTTCGGGATTGCCGGGATCGGCGCCGGCGTGCTTCGCGCGCTGCAGCGACCGCAGATGCGACAGCGATGCGACGCGCTGCGCCTGGATCACGGCACCCGCATCCACGCCGGGCAGTGTGGCGGCGAGGGCCAGCTTGATCGCGAGCTCGTCGCGCGTGGCCTGCTCGCGCACGACGGGGGAGCCCAGCCAGCTCGCGACCTCGGCGGATCCCCCCGGGGTGATCCGCCAGTACACGTGCCCCTGATCGTCGGCGTCGCCGCGCTCGACGAAGCCGTCGCACTCGAGTCGCTCCAGGGTGTTGTAGATCTGGCCGACGTTGAGCGGCCACGTCGATCCCGTGCGGCGGTCGAACTCCGCACGCAGCTGATACCCGTAGCAGGGACCCTGGTCGAGGATGGCGAGCAGGCTTTGACGGACGGACATCGATCCTCCTTTCCAGGAAACTGTTTTCGAGTATATGCATATCCGGAAACCACGGGATGCGCTGTTCGGAGGCGATGCCAAGGTCACGCGCCGGTAACATGGGTGGATGTGCCCGGCGCATACCCTGCGCGTCGTGCCTCATCCACCTCGAGGAGAAGACATCCGTGGCGAATCCGCTTGAGAAGCTGCTGCGCGCCGGTGAGGGTCGCACCCTGCGCCGGCTCAACCAGACGGTGAAGGCGGTAGGCGCCCTCGAGGCAGAGTTCGAGAAGCTCTCCGATGACGACCTGCGCGGTGAGACCGCGGTGCTGCGCGAGCGCTTCGCGAACGGCGAGACCCTGGACCAGCTCATGCCCGAGGCGTTCGCAGCCGTGCGCGAGGCGGCCCGGCGCACGCTGGGCATGCGCGCGTACGACGTGCAGATCATGGGCGGCGCGGCCCTGCACGGCGGCAACATCGCCGAGATGAAGACCGGTGAGGGAAAGACGCTCGTCGCCACCTTCCCCACCTACCTCAACGCCATCGCCGGCGAGGGCGTGCACGTCATTACGGTCAACGACTACCTCGCCACCTACCAGTCCGAGCTCATGGGTCGCGTCTACCGCGCCCTCGGCATGACCACCGGCGTGATCGTGTCGGGTCAGACGCCTGAGGTGCGCCGCGAGCAGTACGCCTGCGACATCACCTACGGCACCAACAACGAGTTCGGCTTCGACTATCTGCGCGACAACATGGCCTGGCGCAAGGAGGACCTCGTGCAGCGCGGGCACTTCTTCGCGCTCGTCGACGAGGTCGACTCCATCCTCATCGACGAGGCCCGCACGCCGCTGATCATCTCCGGTCCGTCATCGGGCGAGGCGAACCGCTGGTTCACCGAGTTCGCGAAGATCGCGCGCACGCTCGAGGCGGGGGAGGACTACGAGGTCGACGAGAAGAAGCGCACCGTCGGCGTGCTCGAGCCCGGCATCGAGAAGGTCGAGGACTACCTCGGCATCGACAACCTCTACGAGTCGGCCAACACCCCGCTCATCTCGTTCCTCAACAACTCGATCAAGGCGCTGGCGCTGTTCAAGCGCGACACCGACTACGTCGTGATGAACGACGAGGTCATGATCGTGGACGAGCACACCGGCCGCATCCTCGTCGGTCGCCGCTACAACGAGGGCATCCACCAGGCCATCGAGGCCAAGGAGGGTGTGCCGGTCAAGGCCGAGAACCAGACCCTCGCCACGGTCACGCTGCAGAACTACTTCCGCCTGTACGACAAGCTCGCCGGCATGACCGGTACGGCCGACACCGAGGCCGCCGAGTTCATGTCGACGTACAAGCTGGGCGTCGTGCCGATCCCCACGAACAAGCCGATGATCCGTCAGGACCGCTCCGACCTCGTCTACAAGAACGAGACGGCGAAGTTCGCGCAGGTCGTGGAAGACATCGCCGCCC is part of the Microbacterium pseudoresistens genome and harbors:
- a CDS encoding LpqB family beta-propeller domain-containing protein — encoded protein: MRARRIIRAVVVAATVLALTACATLPTTGDVRPGRVDGQSSDDSDVTYLPQGPSEDADPEQIVRGFIDAASSPTDNWAVAREFLATSFQDAWKPHAGVTIDTSVADRRYEAPEPADDAVESGVSLTLRQAATVDADGVYTPVAPGTGSAELQYELGKNADGQWRITAAPDGIVLDAQSFAAADVFSPYALEFYDSTWTYLVPDVRWFPKRKNTATRIVRALVSGSPSPWLVQAVRTAFTGDIELARDAVTVESQVAEVELSAAALGADATTRARMRTQLERSLSALGVLEVRLTVDGRELQTGPAQFSPTSVDSRSLVRTDDGFGYLSGRDLTPIDGVSKQIVDFPQPISSVVANGADRRAIVQITTGQVYAISEGDVDEIDGRPGLLEPSLDAFGYTWTVPAGQPGAVMAWAPSIVAHPVSGFADASSISAFSLSRDGARAAAVVTSGSAQHVEVASVVRDGDGLPVDLGAHVVVGWPDGQVLDMAWLDDATLGILVDDGERRRLVQQPIGGPSTSIDVPNGSIAIAPATPASSIRLLGDDGTLRVRSGPIWQTEATGVSLLATQVVG
- a CDS encoding ComF family protein, translating into MPNNQTVPHARAPSRASALRGLLGPLRDALREALEAATGAECAGCGAVGQGLCGACRSALAPRVHRVTTPAGRAVHAGAPFAGAMARAVRAVKEEGRTALIRDLGPAMADAVAAALAAGDGRGIRVPVALVPVPTSRAAFRRRGFRVPDLLCRRIGAVEPVLVAARRIADQRGLDRRARVRNVAGSMRARRPGAGRAVIVVDDVVTTGATMDEAVRALEAQGWCVIGCAATAATPRSHDASRR
- the hpf gene encoding ribosome hibernation-promoting factor, HPF/YfiA family, encoding METNIVGVGVSISDRFRTVVEEKSSRIATVAPKAQQLDVKVTHRAYRNGRVEDETVELTVSGRGPVVRAEARDADKFAALDMAVDKLAEQLRRAKDKRIDARNHPRGAHFEKGSGELTGIDVSPASVDVLRAVATGEIPVAAEGEEEYSPVVIRTKQFDAEWMTVEEAVDRMELVGHDFFLFVDVRTDHPSVVYRRKGWDYGVISLSTQAPPAAEELAS
- a CDS encoding PadR family transcriptional regulator, whose amino-acid sequence is MSVRQSLLAILDQGPCYGYQLRAEFDRRTGSTWPLNVGQIYNTLERLECDGFVERGDADDQGHVYWRITPGGSAEVASWLGSPVVREQATRDELAIKLALAATLPGVDAGAVIQAQRVASLSHLRSLQRAKHAGADPGNPEELARSLVVDSLIFAAEAEVRWLDHTEQRLLSHPRHAMGLELATERPRRGRPVRSGADPQPRRARQP